A segment of the Cohnella algarum genome:
TTTAAGCTCGTATGAATAGGGACGCCGTTAGGAAAGATGTACTTTGGATTCGCCAAAAAAGAAGGAGGAAACGAAATGACCGTCGCATCTCAAGTCAAAACTTGCCTCGCTTCGCTGAAAAGCGCGCAGGCCAGCCTGGAACAGTTCGCTCTCGGTACGCAAAACCAGGACGCCAAAACGCTGTTTACGAACGCGGCCTCGCAAACGCAGCAAATCGTGCAGCAAGTCGAGACGCGCGTGCAGCAGCTGGAGAATGAAGAACCGCAATATAAGGGATTCTAAAGAAACCATGGTTTGCCCAAGGAGGGCGAAGCGCCGGACGCTTCCCCTCCTATTTCGCTAAGGAGGCCTAACATGCGTTTTCAACGGAAAATCGCGCTGCTTTCCGCAGGATTTTTGCTGCTCTTTTCATCCGGCGTGCCCTCGTCTTCGGCGGAAGCGCCTTACAATAGATCCTATTACGAAACCCGGGGAGAAGTCGTGTGGGAAGTGCCGGGCAACGAGAAGCTGGTCGCGCTCACGTTCGACGACGGGCCCGATCCGGAGGATACGCCGCGAATTTTGGATATTCTGAACAGGCACGGC
Coding sequences within it:
- a CDS encoding DUF1657 domain-containing protein, giving the protein MTVASQVKTCLASLKSAQASLEQFALGTQNQDAKTLFTNAASQTQQIVQQVETRVQQLENEEPQYKGF